In the genome of Triticum urartu cultivar G1812 chromosome 5, Tu2.1, whole genome shotgun sequence, one region contains:
- the LOC125509910 gene encoding uncharacterized protein LOC125509910, with protein MAEPTGLAEALEKLAKILAESNSGAIVPRQEVAQKLEMSPLDMKLEGATNYLSWSRRALWAVEQKELDGYLLGTVVEPGDKRSAEGKRWKVIHSVLMVWLLNSVMPSIGRSVEGLSSPAEIWKILSTQYSGKGNVMLIAQIEDKIRLLRQDDGMSVMTYVAELQALWADQDNCDPLELYDAASIESGHKWMARRRVLKFLAGLKGCFDGRKASLLHQPSLPTIPEAIAAMTQEEVRLSLEHADVKVVPASTFAVTERMEWGDPTKCHICGEVGHWKRECPTRGRGRGYNRGGTGRGRSARGRGGYSETSWGQASRGRGGYSGHSGGQRAHMAVAGDTGRSKGKDVDDVVYGDFAHWASTDEGNPERASLATNESAPEWVLDSGASKHVASNSCVFESYTKHPPSHTSTIQTADGTKQPVIGVGTVKCTPTISLSSVLHVPAFPVNLVSFSALIDQMDCRVILDKFGCLIQV; from the coding sequence ATGGCTGAACCAACTGGTCTTGCCGAGGCTTTGGAGAAGCTCGCTAAGATCCTCGCGGAGTCCAACTCTGGGGCCATCGTTCCTCGACAGGAAGTGGCTCAAAAGCTTGAAATGTCGCCCCTGGACATGAAGCTAGAGGGGGCAACAAATTATTTGAGCTGGTCCAGGAGGGCTTTGTGGGCTGTGGAGCAGAAGGAGCTTGATGGATATTTGTTGGGCACCGTTGTAGAACCAGGGGACAAGCGTAGTGCAGAGGGCAAGAGGTGGAAGGTCATCCACTCTGTACTTATGGTGTGGTTGTTGAACTCTGTGATGCCCTCCATTGGACGCTCTGTGGAGGGGCTATCCTCACCTGCTGAGATATGGAAGATTCTGTCCACTCAATACTCTGGCAAGGGCAATGTCATGCTCATTGCTCAGATTGAGGACAAGATTAGGTTGCTGCGCCAAGATGATGGCATGTCAGTGATGACATACGTGGCAGAACTGCAGGCTCTATGGGCTGACCAGGATAACTGTGATCCCCTGGAACTCTATGACGCGGCTTCAATCGAGTCAGGGCATAAGTGGATGGCACGCAGGCGTGTGCTGAAATTTTTGGCTGGCCTCAAAGGTTGCTTTGATGGCAGGAAGGCTTCCTTGTTGCACCAACCTAGTCTGCCTACCATTCCCGAGGCTATTGCAGCGATGACTCAAGAGGAGGTGCGCCTATCCCTTGAGCATGCAGACGTGAAGGTTGTGCCAGCTTCGACATTTGCAGTCACTGAGCGCATGGAGTGGGGAGATCCCACCAAATGTCATATCTGTGGGGAGGTAGGTCACTGGAAGAGAGAATGTCCAACTCGTGGCAGAGGCAGGGGATATAACAGAGGGGGAACAGGCAGAGGTAGAAGTGCTAGAGGCAGAGGTGGATACTCAGAGACCTCATGGGGCCAGGCTTCTAGAGGCAGAGGTGGCTACTCAGGACACTCAGGGGGTCAGAGGGCTCACATGGCCGTTGCAGGAGACACTGGGAGGTCCAAAGGCAAAGATGTAGATGATGTTGTCTATGGAGACTTTGCTCACTGGGCCTCCACTGATGAAGGTAATCCGGAAAGAGCATCTCTTGCTACTAATGAGAGTGCTCCAGAGTGGGTTCTTGACTCTGGAGCATCTAAGCATGTTGCTAGTAACTCCTGTGTGTTCGAGTCTTACACTAAGCATCCTCCCTCTCACACGAGCACTATACAAACGGCTGATGGCACAAAACAACCAGTCATAGGGGTTGGTACAGTCAAGTGTACTCCGACCATTTCCCTATCGTCAGTTTTACATGTGCCAGCCTTTCCTGTCAATTTGGTCTCTTTCAGTGCACTCATTGATCAAATGGACTGTCGTGTGATCCTTGACAAGTTTGGTTGCTTGATTCAGGTGTGA
- the LOC125507163 gene encoding uncharacterized protein LOC125507163 yields MDVTFRESEPFYGEPSDLSLLFAELDHLHPVHDGQEGEKDVSHTHGDSVDINADNDVHAQVQPIVGTIPVSTITDDDVQAHVEPTVDTLKIGALQVPVRDRWQTNTLVYSRRQPQVQGEQQGREARVQGEQQGSEARVQGEQQGSEASSSDTVELPIALRKPTREAARKGEVARKALPKDDACDDLDIGNFVSYKALSPSYKAFVASLQTVSIPKDWKAAKQDPKWRESMIEELEALKKNKTWVLTTLPAGKKAVSCKWIFTVKQNPEGKVELYKARLVARGYSQTYGIDYDETFAPVAKMNTVRVLVSCAANFGWKLHQLDVKNAFLHGDLKEEVYMEIPPGFGTEQTTGKVCKLKKSLYGLKQSPRAWFDRFRRAVWNMGYGQCNGDHTVFYRHIDKKITIVVVYIDDIIITGDDEEEIKRVKGCLNKEFEIPGSELGQVVSEKVPECNESCANQDPKAASYVVADISWLDYVADADKT; encoded by the exons ATGGACGTTACGTTCAGGGAGTCTGAGCCATTCTATGGTGAGCCGTCTGATCTCAGTCTGCTGTTTGCAGAGCTTGACCACCTACACCCTGTGCATGATGGTCAAGAGGGAGAGAAGGATGTGTCTCATACTCACGGGGATTCTGTGGACATTAACGCTGATAATGATGTGCATGCTCAAGTTCAACCAATAGTGGGTACAATTCCGGTTAGTACCATCACTGATGATGATGTGCAGGCTCATGTCGAGCCAACTGTCGATACACTTAAGATTGGTGCTCTCCAGGTTCCTGTTCGGGATCGATGGCAGACGAATACCCTGGTGTACTCTCGACGGCAACCACAAGTGCAGGGGGAGCAGCAAGGCAGGGAGGCAAGAGTGCAGGGGGAGCAGCAAGGCAGTGAGGCAAGAGTGCAGGGGGAGCAACAAGGCAGTGAGGCAAGCTCATCTGACACAGTGGAGCTGCCCATTGCGTTGCGAAAACCTACACGTGAAGCGGCAAGGAAGGGTGAGGTAGCAAGGAAGGCTCTGCCAAAGGATGATGCTTGTGATGACCTTGATATTGGCAATTTTGTGTCTTACAAGGCTTTGTCACCTTCATATAAGGCGTTTGTTGCCTCTCTGCAAACCGTGTCTATCCCTAAGGATTGGAAGGCTGCAaagcaagatccgaagtggcgtGAATCGATGATAGAGGAGTTAGAAGCATTGAAAAAAAACAAGACATGGGTGCTAACCACATTGCCGGCAGGAAAGAAAGCAGTGAGTTGCAAGTGGATTTTTACTGTGAAGCAGAATCCTGAGGGCAAGGTGGAACTGTATAAGGCTAGATTGGTCGCCAGAGGATATAGTCAAACTTATGgaattgactatgatgagacatTTGCTCCAGTTGCAAAGATGAACACAGTACGGGTATTGGTCTCGTGTGCTGCAAACTTTGGGTGGAAATTGCACCAGTTAGATGTCAAGAATGCCTTCTTACATGGTGACTTGAAAGAAGAGGTATACATGGAGATACCACCTGGTTTTGGCACAGAACAGACTACGGGGAAGGTATGCAAGCTGAAGAAATCCTTGTATGGTCTGAAGCAATCACCGAGGGCATGGTTTGATAGGTTCAGACGAGCTGTTTGGAATATGGGGTATGGCCAATGTAATGGTGATCACACGGTGTTTTATAGACACATTGATAAGAAGATCACCATTGTTGTAGTGTATATTGATGATATCATCATCACCGGAGATGATGAGGAGGAAATAAAGAGAGTGAAGGGGTGTCTGAACAAGGAGTTTGAG ATTCCAGGTTCTGAATTGGGACAGGTTGTCAGTGAGAAAGTGCCTGAGTGCAATGAATCATGTGCTAACCAAGACCCGAAGGCCGCTTCATATGTGGTGGCCGACATCTCCTGGTTGGATTATGTTGCTGATGCAGATAAAACATAG